In the genome of Acidobacteriota bacterium, one region contains:
- a CDS encoding type Z 30S ribosomal protein S14, giving the protein MATTAKMVKDARKPKFKSRQHNRCKLCGRPRAYMRKFGMCRLCFRGLALRGEIPGVSKSSW; this is encoded by the coding sequence ATGGCAACCACAGCAAAGATGGTCAAGGACGCTCGGAAACCCAAGTTCAAGAGCCGCCAGCACAACCGCTGCAAGCTCTGCGGACGCCCGCGCGCGTACATGCGCAAGTTCGGCATGTGCCGCTTGTGCTTCCGCGGTCTCGCGTTGCGGGGAGAGATCCCCGGTGTTTCCAAGTCGTCCTGGTAG
- the rplE gene encoding 50S ribosomal protein L5: MARLKQKFDKEIAPALMKEFGVPNPMAVPHLHKIVVNMGVGEATQNAKVLDPAVADLNAITGQKAVITRAKKSIAAFKVRENMPIGAMVTLRGDRMYEFFDRLVNTALPRVRDFRGVSTKSFDGRGNYTLGLKDQLVFPEIDYAKVDKLKGMNITIVTTAQDDNQARSLLKHLGMPFRSASDKG; the protein is encoded by the coding sequence ATGGCAAGACTGAAGCAAAAATTCGACAAAGAGATCGCGCCGGCGCTGATGAAGGAGTTCGGCGTGCCGAACCCCATGGCCGTGCCGCACCTGCACAAGATCGTGGTCAATATGGGTGTGGGCGAAGCCACGCAGAACGCGAAAGTGCTCGACCCCGCGGTCGCCGATCTGAACGCCATCACCGGACAGAAGGCGGTCATCACCCGCGCCAAGAAATCCATTGCCGCCTTCAAGGTGCGCGAGAACATGCCCATCGGGGCGATGGTCACGCTGCGCGGCGACCGCATGTACGAGTTCTTCGATCGCCTGGTGAACACCGCGCTACCGCGCGTCCGCGATTTCCGCGGCGTCAGCACCAAGTCGTTCGATGGACGTGGCAATTACACCCTCGGCCTGAAAGACCAGCTCGTCTTCCCGGAGATCGATTACGCCAAGGTCGACAAGCTCAAGGGCATGAACATCACTATCGTCACCACGGCGCAGGACGACAACCAGGCACGCTCGCTGCTCAAGCACCTCGGCATGCCGTTCCGTTCGGCTTCGGATAAGGGTTAA
- the rplX gene encoding 50S ribosomal protein L24, with protein MSKTTVDIRRNDTVKIISGRDKGKQGRVLRVSPDDKRILVEHVGMVKKHVRPNPQRQIKGGIAEQESAISLSNVMLMCPQCGPVRVGHEMQGDKKVRICRKCGTTLEK; from the coding sequence ATGTCGAAGACGACGGTCGATATCCGCCGCAACGATACCGTGAAGATCATCTCCGGGCGCGATAAGGGCAAGCAAGGCCGTGTCCTGCGCGTCTCGCCGGACGACAAGCGCATCCTGGTGGAGCACGTGGGGATGGTGAAGAAGCACGTTCGTCCCAACCCGCAGCGCCAGATCAAGGGCGGCATCGCGGAGCAGGAATCGGCTATCTCGCTCTCGAACGTGATGCTGATGTGCCCGCAGTGCGGCCCCGTCCGCGTGGGCCATGAGATGCAGGGCGACAAGAAGGTCCGCATCTGCCGGAAGTGCGGCACGACTTTGGAGAAGTAG
- the rplN gene encoding 50S ribosomal protein L14 — protein MAVMMRSMLEVADNSGARKLQVILPLGGGVGLTAHLGDVFTASVKEASPDGTVKKGTVVKAVLVRARKEHRRKDGTYIRFDQNAAVLINETGEPVGTRVFGPVARELRDKKFLKIVSLAPEVL, from the coding sequence ATGGCCGTAATGATGAGATCGATGCTCGAGGTCGCCGATAACTCCGGCGCGCGCAAGCTGCAGGTCATCCTGCCGCTCGGCGGCGGCGTGGGACTGACGGCGCACCTGGGCGACGTCTTCACCGCTTCGGTGAAGGAAGCTTCGCCCGACGGTACCGTCAAGAAGGGGACCGTGGTGAAGGCTGTCCTGGTGCGCGCGCGCAAGGAACATCGCCGCAAAGACGGCACCTACATCCGCTTCGACCAGAACGCCGCCGTGCTCATCAATGAGACGGGCGAGCCGGTCGGCACGCGCGTCTTCGGGCCGGTCGCCCGCGAGTTGCGCGACAAGAAGTTCTTGAAGATCGTATCGCTGGCACCGGAGGTCCTGTAA
- the rpsQ gene encoding 30S ribosomal protein S17, with translation MAATKKAAGKPEAEATKATAKSAPAVHAKSERTAAIESNRHTSGDSNRNTKIGQVVSTKMSKTIVVETTRQRAHALYKRVISRSKRFYAHDEEGVARLGDFVEIEETRPLSKLKRWRLKNIIRRSALVIDETTKGERAS, from the coding sequence ATGGCCGCCACGAAAAAGGCAGCAGGGAAGCCGGAAGCGGAAGCGACGAAAGCAACGGCGAAGTCCGCGCCGGCAGTACACGCGAAGTCGGAGCGCACCGCGGCCATCGAGTCGAACCGGCACACTTCGGGCGACTCTAACCGCAACACCAAGATCGGCCAGGTCGTCTCCACCAAGATGTCGAAGACCATCGTGGTCGAGACCACCCGGCAGCGCGCGCACGCGCTTTACAAGCGCGTCATCTCGCGCTCCAAGCGTTTCTACGCGCACGATGAAGAAGGCGTGGCCCGGCTCGGTGATTTCGTCGAGATCGAAGAGACGCGTCCGCTTTCGAAGCTCAAGCGCTGGCGCTTGAAGAACATCATCCGGCGCTCCGCCCTGGTCATCGACGAGACCACCAAGGGCGAGCGCGCGAGCTAA
- the rpmC gene encoding 50S ribosomal protein L29: MTGDKVRNLSEDEIRHQERDLNDQLFRLKFQMKMGQTESLKKIRGLRKDIARMKTIARERVLANGNGNTSTDAAHAAAAVAPKAAKKPAAAKASTKTKTVKQAEKQTATGRK; the protein is encoded by the coding sequence ATGACAGGAGATAAGGTCCGCAACCTCTCGGAAGACGAGATCCGGCATCAGGAGCGCGACCTCAACGACCAGCTCTTCCGCCTCAAGTTCCAGATGAAGATGGGACAGACGGAGAGCTTGAAGAAGATCCGCGGGCTGCGCAAAGACATCGCCCGCATGAAGACGATCGCGCGCGAGCGCGTGCTCGCCAATGGCAATGGCAACACCAGCACTGATGCGGCGCACGCCGCTGCCGCGGTGGCGCCGAAGGCGGCAAAGAAGCCGGCGGCTGCCAAGGCCAGCACGAAGACCAAGACAGTGAAGCAGGCGGAGAAACAGACCGCCACGGGAAGGAAGTAA
- the rplP gene encoding 50S ribosomal protein L16: protein MLMPKKVKYRKQQRGRMRGKAWRGSELAFGDYGLKVLEPGWITDRQIEASRVAMTRFIKRGGKVWLRLFPDKPVTKKPAETRMGKGKGAPDHWVAVVRPGKILFEMEGVTHQEASEALRLASHKLPLRTKMVARHGVGSHQ from the coding sequence ATGTTGATGCCAAAGAAAGTTAAGTACCGCAAGCAGCAGCGCGGACGCATGCGCGGCAAGGCCTGGCGTGGCAGCGAGCTGGCCTTCGGCGATTACGGGCTCAAAGTACTCGAGCCCGGATGGATCACCGACCGCCAGATCGAAGCCAGCCGCGTCGCCATGACGCGCTTCATCAAGCGTGGCGGCAAGGTGTGGCTGCGCCTCTTTCCCGACAAGCCGGTCACCAAGAAGCCGGCTGAGACTCGTATGGGCAAGGGCAAGGGCGCGCCCGATCATTGGGTCGCCGTCGTCCGTCCCGGCAAGATCCTGTTCGAGATGGAGGGCGTCACTCACCAGGAAGCCAGCGAAGCATTGCGGCTGGCTTCGCACAAGCTGCCGCTGCGCACCAAGATGGTCGCGCGGCACGGAGTCGGCTCGCACCAATAG